In the Candidatus Dechloromonas phosphoritropha genome, TTGCCATTGACCAGAACGCCGTTGTGGCGGACGACCTGCCGTGACTCGGCGCGCGAGGCGCCGAAGCCCATGCGGTAGGCGACCGAGTCCAGGCGTGCTTCCAGTAGCTGGAGCAGGTTTTCACCGGTCTGGCCCTTGCGGCGATCAGCTTCGGCAAAAGTCTTGCGGAACTGTCCTTCCAGTACGCCATAGACGCGGCGAATCTTCTGTTTCGCACGCAGGTGCACGCCATAGTCGGACAGGCGGGCGCCAGATTTCTGGCCATGCTGGCCGGGAGCATACGAACGACGTTCGATGGCGCACTTGTCGGTGAAGCACTTTTCGCCCTTGAGGAAAAGCTTCTCACCTTCACGGCGGCACTGACGGCATTTCGGATCGAGATTACGAGCCACTTGTCTTTCTCCTTAGATGCGGCGCTTTTTAGGCGGACGACAGCCGTTGTGCGGCACTGGTGTCACGTCGGATATCGAGGTGATCTTCATGCCCAGCGCGTTCAGCGCGCGAACCGAAGATTCACGACCAGGACCCGGACCCTTGATACGGACTTCCAGGTTCTTGACACCGCATTCCTGAGCTCCCTTGCCAGCAGCTTCTGCAGCAACCTGAGCGGCAAACGGTGTGGATTTGCGCGAACCCTTGAAGCCGGCGCCGCCGGAAGTCGCCCAGGACAGTGCGTTGCCCTGCCGGTCGGTAATGGTGATGATGGTATTGTTGAACGATGCGTGAATGTGGGCGATGCCCTCCGCAACATTCTTTTTGACCTTTTTGCGAACTTTGACTTTGGTAGCAGTCTTTGCCATTTTCTGTCCTTATTACTTCTTGCCAGCGATGGCCTTGCGCGGACCCTTGCGGGTCCGGGCATTGGTTTTGGTACGCTGGCCACGACAAGGAAGACCCTTGCGATGGCGCAGGCCACGGTAGCAACCAAGGTCCATCAGACGCTTGATGTTCATCGTGACTTCGCGGCGCAGGTCACCTTCGACGGTGAACTTGCCGATCTCGTCGCGCAGGCGATCCATGTCCGAATCGGACAGGTCCTTCATTTTGATCGCTCGACCAACGCCAGCCGCATCGCAGATTTTCTGCGCGCGGGCACGGCCGATGCCGTAAATCGCAGTCAAGGCGATTTCAGCATGCTGATGGTTCGGAATGTTTACCCCTGCAATACGGGCCATTGAATCACTCCACTCTTTTCAAAATTAACGAATGCCAAACTTGCCACGGAATCAACCCTGGCGCTGCTTGTGACGCGGGTCCTTGCAAATGATGCGCACGACACCCTTGCGACGGATGACCTTGCAATTGCGGCACACACACTTCACTGAAGGTTGTACTTTCATGTCTTACTCCTCGTCTGCGAGAGCTTGGAAGCAGCCGTGATTCCATTGCCCTGCGGTTTGTTGCGTAGAGAATCTTTACTTGACCCGGAAAACAATCCCGGCCTCGGACAAATCGTATGGGGTCAATTAAGCGGTGACCTTGTCGCCCGAGAGAATGCGTATGTAATGCATGTGCATTTTTCCGGAAATGAAATCATGCACTATGTGCCCGTTTTACAGCACGGCCTTGAAGGTTGCATTCGGGAGGTTCTCAACCACCTCGCCCTACTTCTCGACGTCCTACTTGATCATTGGCGATCCCTTGAAGTTAGCTTTCTTCAAGAGGCTTTCATATTGGTGTGACATGACATAAGCCTGTACCTGAGACATGAAATCCATCGTGACGACCACGATGATCAGCAGCGAGGTGCCACCGAAATAGAATGGGACGTTCCACTTAAGGATTAGAAATTCGGGCAACAGACAGACAACCGTAATGTAAGCCGCACCGATAAGGGTCAGGCGCATCAGAATCTTGTCGATATAGCGAGCGGTCTGCTCGCCAGGACGAATCCCCGGCACGAATGCGCCGCTCTTCTTGAGGTTGTCTGCGGTTTCCTTGGAGTTAAAGACCAACGCCGTGTAGAAGAAGCAGAAGAAGATGATCGCGCCGGCATACAGCATCACATAGATCGGCTGACCCGGCGACAGCGTGCCCGCGATGTCCTTCAACCAGCGCATCGATTCGCCCGAACCGAACCAGCCGGCCAGCGTCGCCGGAAAGAGAATAATCGACGACGCGAAGATCGGTGGGATCACGCCCGACATGTTCAGTTTGAGGGGCAGATGCGAACTCTGACCGCCATAGATCTTGTTGCCGACCTGCCGCTTG is a window encoding:
- the rpsD gene encoding 30S ribosomal protein S4; protein product: MARNLDPKCRQCRREGEKLFLKGEKCFTDKCAIERRSYAPGQHGQKSGARLSDYGVHLRAKQKIRRVYGVLEGQFRKTFAEADRRKGQTGENLLQLLEARLDSVAYRMGFGASRAESRQVVRHNGVLVNGKRVNIPSYIVKPGDVVHLTARARASLRCKAALEAAESRGFPEWIAVDVKEGKGTFKAMPQRSELPATLNEGLVIELYSK
- the rpsK gene encoding 30S ribosomal protein S11, giving the protein MAKTATKVKVRKKVKKNVAEGIAHIHASFNNTIITITDRQGNALSWATSGGAGFKGSRKSTPFAAQVAAEAAGKGAQECGVKNLEVRIKGPGPGRESSVRALNALGMKITSISDVTPVPHNGCRPPKKRRI
- the rpsM gene encoding 30S ribosomal protein S13, with product MARIAGVNIPNHQHAEIALTAIYGIGRARAQKICDAAGVGRAIKMKDLSDSDMDRLRDEIGKFTVEGDLRREVTMNIKRLMDLGCYRGLRHRKGLPCRGQRTKTNARTRKGPRKAIAGKK
- the rpmJ gene encoding 50S ribosomal protein L36 translates to MKVQPSVKCVCRNCKVIRRKGVVRIICKDPRHKQRQG